A region from the Strix uralensis isolate ZFMK-TIS-50842 chromosome 24, bStrUra1, whole genome shotgun sequence genome encodes:
- the INKA2 gene encoding PAK4-inhibitor INKA2 isoform X2 produces MKEVGDGLHEQMNCMMGALQELKLLQVQTALEQLDISGSRSSVSGAEQHRCCRSSRDVPRAWQDERLRGGPVAAGRSPTSLACAVPRPAGLSRPAALPEGGRHRDTPSTFRSLCGEDVSHPKGPSSTSSSAEHVRPRTFEPSSQGTAGGWPVCRECPGCDDGHDWTSSLMSQSRNRQPLVLGDNIFADLVGNWLDLPELDKKGEKSEASLSVSRSQELCRKFSLTANIFKKFLRSVRPDRDRLLKEKPCWLPPEDKHPEISKRPKKMNKLKGTFYFPLHGNIQNHHSKAERGPKAKSNSEKPKLGTKKVHDTIDYTQSGFDINTAVWV; encoded by the coding sequence ATGAAGGAGGTGGGAGACGGGCTGCACGAGCAGATGAACTGCATGATGGGTGCACTGCAGGAGCTGAAACTCCTCCAGGTCCAGACAGCTTTGGAGCAGTTGGACATCTCGGGGAGCCGAAGCTCTGTTTCTGGCGCTGAGCAGCACCGGTGCTGCCGAAGCAGCAGGGACGTGCCCAGGGCCTGGCAGGACGAGCGGCTGCGGGGGGgcccggtggcggcggggcgcAGCCCCACGTCCCTCGCGTGTGCCGTGCCACGGCCGGCGGGTCTGTCCCGTCCCGCTGCGCTCCCGGAGGGTGGCCGCCATAGAGACACCCCCTCCACCTTCAGGAGCCTCTGCGGTGAGGATGTTTCTCACCCAAAGGGACCTTCCTCCACATCGAGCAGCGCAGAGCACGTCCGCCCAAGGACATTTGAGCCCAGtagccagggcacagctgggggGTGGCCGGTGTGCCGGGAGTGCCCGGGGTGTGACGATGGCCACGACTGGACGTCCTCCCTAATGTCCCAGAGCAGGAATCGGCAGCCGCTAGTCTTGGGGGATAACATCTTTGCAGACTTGGTTGGGAACTGGTTGGATCTGCCAGAGCTGGATAAGAAGGGGGAGAAGAGCGAGGCGTCCCTGTCCGTCAGCAGATCCCAGGAGCTCTGCAGGAAGTTCTCCCTCACAGCCAACATCTTCAAGAAGTTCCTGAGGAGCGTTCGGCCAGACCGAGACAGGCTTCTCAAGGAGAAACCTTGCTGGCTTCCTCCTGAAGACAAACACCCTGAAATTTCTAAGCGACCCAAAAAGATGAACAAACTCAAGGGCACATTTTACTTCCCACTTCATGGGAACATCCAGAACCATCACAGCAAAGCTGAGAGGGGCCCAAAGGCAAAGAGCAATAGCGAGAAACCCAAACTTGGCACCAAGAAGGTCCACGATACCATAGACTACACCCAGTCTGGCTTTGACATCAATACGGCTGTTTGGGTCTGA
- the INKA2 gene encoding PAK4-inhibitor INKA2 isoform X1: protein MDHHLRRLKQELLSMKEVGDGLHEQMNCMMGALQELKLLQVQTALEQLDISGSRSSVSGAEQHRCCRSSRDVPRAWQDERLRGGPVAAGRSPTSLACAVPRPAGLSRPAALPEGGRHRDTPSTFRSLCGEDVSHPKGPSSTSSSAEHVRPRTFEPSSQGTAGGWPVCRECPGCDDGHDWTSSLMSQSRNRQPLVLGDNIFADLVGNWLDLPELDKKGEKSEASLSVSRSQELCRKFSLTANIFKKFLRSVRPDRDRLLKEKPCWLPPEDKHPEISKRPKKMNKLKGTFYFPLHGNIQNHHSKAERGPKAKSNSEKPKLGTKKVHDTIDYTQSGFDINTAVWV, encoded by the coding sequence CTCTCCATGAAGGAGGTGGGAGACGGGCTGCACGAGCAGATGAACTGCATGATGGGTGCACTGCAGGAGCTGAAACTCCTCCAGGTCCAGACAGCTTTGGAGCAGTTGGACATCTCGGGGAGCCGAAGCTCTGTTTCTGGCGCTGAGCAGCACCGGTGCTGCCGAAGCAGCAGGGACGTGCCCAGGGCCTGGCAGGACGAGCGGCTGCGGGGGGgcccggtggcggcggggcgcAGCCCCACGTCCCTCGCGTGTGCCGTGCCACGGCCGGCGGGTCTGTCCCGTCCCGCTGCGCTCCCGGAGGGTGGCCGCCATAGAGACACCCCCTCCACCTTCAGGAGCCTCTGCGGTGAGGATGTTTCTCACCCAAAGGGACCTTCCTCCACATCGAGCAGCGCAGAGCACGTCCGCCCAAGGACATTTGAGCCCAGtagccagggcacagctgggggGTGGCCGGTGTGCCGGGAGTGCCCGGGGTGTGACGATGGCCACGACTGGACGTCCTCCCTAATGTCCCAGAGCAGGAATCGGCAGCCGCTAGTCTTGGGGGATAACATCTTTGCAGACTTGGTTGGGAACTGGTTGGATCTGCCAGAGCTGGATAAGAAGGGGGAGAAGAGCGAGGCGTCCCTGTCCGTCAGCAGATCCCAGGAGCTCTGCAGGAAGTTCTCCCTCACAGCCAACATCTTCAAGAAGTTCCTGAGGAGCGTTCGGCCAGACCGAGACAGGCTTCTCAAGGAGAAACCTTGCTGGCTTCCTCCTGAAGACAAACACCCTGAAATTTCTAAGCGACCCAAAAAGATGAACAAACTCAAGGGCACATTTTACTTCCCACTTCATGGGAACATCCAGAACCATCACAGCAAAGCTGAGAGGGGCCCAAAGGCAAAGAGCAATAGCGAGAAACCCAAACTTGGCACCAAGAAGGTCCACGATACCATAGACTACACCCAGTCTGGCTTTGACATCAATACGGCTGTTTGGGTCTGA